One genomic segment of Petrotoga olearia DSM 13574 includes these proteins:
- a CDS encoding CoA-binding protein, with product MEKICELKQQGGVVLIDLKNLKNVAIIGATRNKEKYGYKVLKNLKDKGYTIYPINPKYDEIEGIKTYPSVKDLPKDEIDLIVFVVPPQIGITAVKEAYEEGFRKFWFQPGAESDEIEEYLEELPNVEFSFIKCIMVETN from the coding sequence ATGGAAAAAATATGTGAACTTAAACAACAAGGAGGCGTTGTTTTGATAGATCTAAAAAATCTTAAAAATGTTGCTATAATTGGAGCAACCCGTAATAAAGAAAAATATGGATATAAAGTGTTGAAAAATTTAAAAGATAAAGGTTATACAATTTATCCTATTAACCCTAAGTATGACGAAATAGAAGGAATAAAAACATATCCTTCTGTAAAAGATCTACCTAAAGATGAAATAGATTTGATTGTTTTTGTCGTTCCCCCACAAATTGGAATAACAGCTGTTAAAGAGGCATATGAAGAAGGATTCAGAAAATTTTGGTTCCAACCTGGTGCAGAATCAGACGAAATCGAAGAATATTTAGAAGAATTACCTAATGTGGAGTTTTCTTTCATCAAATGTATAATGGTAGAAACGAATTAA
- the sufU gene encoding Fe-S cluster assembly sulfur transfer protein SufU → MVEIGLEELYSDIILDYAKNERYKKEIQDAKKAEGKNLSCGDEITLYLKVKDNIVKEITFTGHGCIISQASASMMCEYLEGKTVDEANKILQEIINMSQGKEFDKELVDGIEIFSDISKFPMRTKCFTLAWHTLDDALNGKNM, encoded by the coding sequence GTGGTTGAAATAGGACTAGAAGAACTTTACTCTGATATAATTTTAGATTATGCCAAAAATGAGAGATACAAAAAAGAGATACAAGACGCTAAAAAAGCTGAAGGAAAAAATTTGTCTTGTGGAGATGAGATTACCCTTTATTTAAAAGTAAAAGATAACATTGTCAAAGAAATAACTTTCACAGGACATGGCTGTATTATAAGTCAGGCAAGTGCTTCAATGATGTGTGAATACCTTGAAGGAAAAACCGTAGACGAGGCGAATAAAATATTACAAGAAATTATAAATATGTCACAAGGCAAAGAATTCGATAAAGAATTAGTAGATGGGATAGAAATTTTTTCTGATATCTCCAAATTCCCAATGAGAACTAAATGTTTCACCCTTGCTTGGCATACGTTGGATGACGCACTTAATGGAAAAAATATGTGA
- a CDS encoding cysteine desulfurase → MLSSKEYEEIFPALKRKINGHKLIYLDNAATTLRPKEVMDAVNEYSLNHHANVHRSTHTLAAEATKYYEDARSKVANFINSETEEVIFTKGATESLNLVAYSIANSNILRSDDEILISTIEHHANFVPWQQIAKIFNLKIKYYPAKSGIFDLSDFLKHITNKTRLVSITALSNVTGQLIPVNTLIKQIRNIRQDVILVVDGAQAVPHLPIDVKKMDCDFIAFSGHKMLGPTGIGVLYGKKRYLNEMTPFLFGGEMIDKVSTDGTTFNVLPYKFEAGTPNVDGAVGLAKAIEILERIGMDNIQEHEKQLTSYALKKLKELDFLEIFGPQDETQQSIISFNMKGVHPHDVAHLLNDLTGIAIRSGHHCAQPLMKEFGTSATCRISFYVYNEEEDVDKLCEGLNKVWEWLK, encoded by the coding sequence ATGTTATCTTCCAAAGAATATGAGGAGATATTTCCAGCTTTAAAAAGAAAAATAAATGGGCATAAATTGATCTATCTTGACAATGCTGCCACCACGTTAAGGCCCAAGGAAGTTATGGATGCTGTAAATGAATACAGTCTGAACCATCATGCCAACGTCCACAGATCAACACACACTTTAGCAGCTGAAGCTACTAAGTATTATGAAGATGCAAGGAGTAAAGTTGCAAATTTCATAAACTCAGAAACTGAGGAAGTTATTTTTACAAAAGGTGCAACTGAATCTCTCAATCTTGTAGCATATTCCATTGCAAATTCAAATATATTACGATCTGATGATGAAATTCTAATATCTACAATAGAACATCATGCAAATTTTGTTCCCTGGCAGCAAATAGCCAAAATTTTTAATTTAAAGATAAAATACTACCCCGCTAAAAGTGGGATTTTTGATTTATCTGATTTTCTCAAGCATATTACAAATAAAACGAGGTTAGTAAGTATTACCGCTTTGTCAAACGTTACCGGTCAACTTATCCCAGTTAATACTTTAATAAAACAAATTAGAAATATCAGACAAGATGTAATTCTTGTTGTGGATGGGGCTCAAGCTGTACCTCACCTTCCTATCGATGTAAAAAAAATGGATTGTGATTTTATAGCCTTTTCCGGTCATAAAATGCTCGGACCAACGGGAATAGGTGTATTGTATGGTAAAAAAAGGTATTTAAACGAGATGACCCCTTTTTTGTTTGGGGGTGAAATGATCGATAAAGTATCTACCGATGGGACTACTTTCAACGTTTTACCTTACAAATTTGAGGCGGGAACTCCAAACGTTGACGGCGCGGTAGGATTAGCTAAAGCCATAGAAATACTTGAGAGGATCGGCATGGATAATATTCAAGAACATGAAAAACAGCTTACTTCATATGCCTTGAAAAAATTAAAAGAGTTGGATTTTTTAGAAATATTCGGTCCTCAAGACGAAACGCAACAGTCAATAATATCATTTAATATGAAAGGTGTACACCCACACGATGTAGCTCATTTGTTGAACGATTTAACGGGAATAGCTATTAGAAGTGGTCATCATTGTGCTCAGCCATTGATGAAAGAGTTTGGCACATCCGCCACGTGTAGGATAAGCTTTTATGTGTATAATGAAGAAGAAGATGTTGATAAATTATGCGAAGGATTAAATAAAGTTTGGGAGTGGTTGAAATAG
- a CDS encoding SufD family Fe-S cluster assembly protein, with product METIFEKPIDMRHKDLKAVEWQIPQITPKRDYGDYEFQASLEHISNEMLKTFKSYRYEAYKNWGFPKWKRAKLNGYEPDKYVSFVPVSTSGKILALNGIDLEGIEILAKYDFEGAHRKFLLMAEAFSNTGFYLKTNEGEEREPIILTYDWKSPIYETSVYNISPFSKATVIRYIKSNKNENLFRTTSNRIIVRENASLELININLCNDDSLNIDNTFVEVQKNGKVQVTDINIGGRITSPHIVFRLAGEGAQAQLFPYFLGNKDNVIDMLYLMRFYSPETTGAIDAKGVIKDESKAVFRGFLDLKKGAKEANASESEYTLTLSEKAKAEALPSLLVDENEVNASHAATVGTIEKEKLYYLMTRGFSLEEAKKLISSGLFESAIDRIKVFDEGMSREVKDVIFQRI from the coding sequence ATGGAGACAATTTTTGAGAAACCTATAGATATGAGGCATAAAGATCTAAAAGCGGTTGAGTGGCAAATTCCCCAAATTACACCAAAAAGAGATTACGGAGATTATGAATTTCAAGCATCTTTGGAACACATCTCTAATGAAATGTTAAAAACATTCAAAAGTTATAGATACGAAGCTTATAAAAATTGGGGCTTCCCTAAATGGAAAAGGGCAAAATTAAATGGTTATGAGCCAGATAAATATGTTTCCTTTGTCCCTGTTAGTACAAGTGGAAAGATACTAGCTTTGAATGGAATCGACCTAGAAGGGATAGAAATCTTGGCAAAATACGATTTTGAAGGTGCTCATAGGAAATTTTTATTGATGGCTGAAGCATTCTCTAATACGGGTTTTTATCTAAAAACCAACGAAGGAGAAGAAAGAGAACCGATTATTTTAACGTATGATTGGAAGTCCCCTATATATGAAACCTCTGTTTACAACATAAGTCCATTCTCTAAAGCCACTGTAATTAGATATATAAAGTCTAACAAAAATGAAAATTTATTTAGAACGACATCAAATAGAATAATAGTAAGAGAAAATGCTTCTTTAGAACTGATAAATATAAATTTATGTAACGACGACAGTTTAAACATTGATAACACTTTTGTTGAAGTACAAAAAAACGGGAAGGTTCAAGTCACAGATATAAATATAGGAGGGAGAATTACCTCGCCACATATTGTGTTCAGACTTGCTGGCGAAGGTGCGCAAGCTCAGTTATTTCCTTATTTTTTGGGAAATAAAGATAACGTTATTGATATGCTTTATTTAATGAGGTTCTATTCACCTGAAACAACCGGGGCGATCGATGCCAAAGGTGTTATTAAAGACGAATCAAAGGCTGTATTCAGGGGTTTTCTTGATTTGAAAAAAGGAGCAAAAGAAGCTAATGCCTCCGAATCAGAGTATACTTTAACTCTCTCTGAAAAAGCCAAAGCAGAAGCGTTACCTAGTTTGTTGGTGGATGAAAATGAGGTAAATGCCTCACACGCTGCTACGGTGGGTACTATTGAAAAGGAAAAATTATATTATCTAATGACTCGTGGATTCTCTTTGGAAGAAGCAAAAAAATTGATTTCTTCAGGTTTGTTTGAATCTGCAATAGATAGAATTAAAGTTTTTGATGAAGGGATGAGCCGGGAGGTAAAAGATGTTATCTTCCAAAGAATATGA
- the sufB gene encoding Fe-S cluster assembly protein SufB — protein MAKNENVNIEDLLVDQSKFDFKNPETYVYKTIPGLNEKVVREISEQKEEPTWMRDLRLKSLHIFDTWRDPRFGVDVSDLDVSKIVAYIRPRGKTSASWDDVPEEIKDTFDKLGIPEAEKKALAGVGAQYDSEIVYQNIKKELENLGIIFLNMESAVKEYPDLIKEYFMKAVAPTNHKYAALHGAVWSGGTFLYVPKGVKVPLPLQAYFRMNNPGMGQMEHTIIVADEGSELAFIEGCSAPYYEVTNLHAGMVEIYVKKGARVKYATIQNWSKNTYNLNTKRAVVDEDGIMEWVSGSLGSHKTMIYPSSILRGKGAKTETKAITYAGPNQHMDSGSKVFMFAPYTSANVDARSISIGGGWAFYRGWLKVGENAKGAKASVSCQALMLDNESKSDTVPLIEVYTDEADVGHEARIGRIKEEQIYYLMSRGLSEAEAKAMVVRGFVEPFAKELPLEYAIELNRLINLEVESSIG, from the coding sequence ATGGCTAAAAATGAAAATGTTAACATAGAAGATTTGTTGGTGGATCAGAGCAAATTCGATTTTAAAAATCCCGAGACGTATGTTTACAAAACCATTCCAGGTTTAAACGAGAAGGTAGTTCGGGAAATATCTGAACAAAAAGAAGAACCTACCTGGATGAGAGATTTACGTTTAAAATCTTTACATATATTTGACACATGGAGAGATCCCCGATTCGGTGTCGATGTTTCTGACTTAGACGTAAGTAAAATTGTTGCATACATTAGACCAAGGGGAAAAACATCCGCATCGTGGGATGATGTCCCTGAGGAAATAAAAGATACTTTTGATAAACTAGGAATACCAGAGGCAGAGAAAAAGGCATTGGCTGGTGTTGGTGCACAATACGATTCGGAAATTGTTTATCAAAATATAAAAAAAGAGCTTGAAAATTTGGGAATTATATTTTTAAATATGGAAAGTGCGGTTAAAGAATATCCTGATTTAATTAAAGAATATTTCATGAAAGCAGTAGCTCCTACAAACCATAAGTATGCTGCTTTACATGGTGCTGTGTGGAGCGGAGGTACATTTTTATACGTCCCAAAAGGTGTAAAGGTTCCATTGCCGCTTCAAGCTTATTTTAGAATGAATAATCCTGGAATGGGGCAGATGGAGCATACCATAATAGTTGCTGATGAAGGAAGTGAACTGGCTTTCATAGAAGGGTGTTCTGCTCCTTATTATGAAGTAACAAACCTCCATGCTGGGATGGTAGAAATATACGTAAAGAAAGGTGCAAGGGTAAAATATGCAACGATTCAGAATTGGAGTAAAAACACATACAATTTGAATACAAAAAGGGCAGTAGTTGATGAAGACGGTATAATGGAATGGGTATCAGGTTCTTTGGGAAGCCATAAAACGATGATATATCCATCTTCAATTCTAAGAGGCAAAGGAGCGAAAACCGAAACTAAGGCGATTACTTATGCTGGGCCAAATCAACATATGGATTCAGGATCCAAAGTTTTCATGTTTGCACCATATACCAGCGCAAATGTTGATGCACGAAGTATAAGCATCGGTGGTGGTTGGGCCTTTTACAGAGGATGGTTGAAGGTAGGGGAAAACGCCAAAGGGGCGAAAGCTTCCGTATCTTGTCAAGCCTTGATGCTTGATAACGAATCTAAAAGCGATACGGTGCCTCTTATCGAGGTTTACACTGATGAAGCAGATGTTGGGCATGAAGCACGTATAGGTAGAATCAAAGAAGAGCAGATTTACTATTTGATGAGTAGAGGGTTAAGTGAAGCTGAGGCTAAAGCCATGGTAGTTAGAGGATTTGTAGAACCTTTTGCCAAAGAGCTTCCATTAGAGTACGCCATTGAATTGAACAGATTAATTAATTTAGAAGTAGAATCAAGCATAGGATAA
- the sufC gene encoding Fe-S cluster assembly ATPase SufC, protein MSALLELQDLKAKVRNEDVEILKGVNLTINKGEIHALMGPNGSGKSTLAHVIMGNPKYQVTSGDILFEGQSILDLSTDERAKLGLFMSFQTPEEVEGIKMRQFLINSFRNIHKEDKITLLELNKVISQLSQNLDLNGEFLERYINTGFSGGEKKKSEILQMGFLKPKLSILDEIDSGLDIDALRIVAENINRVKTGNMGVLLITHYQRILNFVVPDYVHIYIDGKIVKTGSQELAKDIEENGYSTLEQEMGITISEE, encoded by the coding sequence ATGTCAGCTCTTTTAGAATTACAGGATTTGAAGGCAAAAGTTAGAAATGAAGATGTTGAAATATTAAAAGGCGTTAACTTAACTATAAATAAGGGTGAGATACATGCGTTAATGGGTCCAAATGGGTCTGGAAAATCTACATTAGCCCATGTTATCATGGGGAATCCAAAGTACCAAGTTACCTCAGGAGATATCTTATTTGAAGGGCAATCTATTTTAGATCTTTCTACAGATGAAAGGGCTAAATTAGGTTTGTTTATGTCTTTTCAAACTCCTGAAGAGGTTGAAGGGATAAAGATGAGACAATTCTTGATTAATTCCTTCAGAAACATTCATAAAGAGGATAAAATTACACTATTGGAATTAAATAAAGTAATATCCCAGTTATCCCAAAATTTAGATCTCAACGGAGAATTTCTGGAGAGATATATCAATACCGGGTTTTCCGGTGGTGAAAAGAAAAAAAGTGAAATACTACAAATGGGATTTCTTAAACCAAAATTGAGTATATTGGATGAGATAGATTCCGGTTTAGATATTGATGCACTGAGGATAGTTGCAGAAAACATCAACAGAGTAAAAACTGGTAATATGGGAGTATTACTCATTACACACTATCAAAGAATCTTGAACTTTGTTGTTCCTGATTACGTACATATCTATATAGACGGGAAAATAGTTAAAACAGGATCACAAGAATTAGCTAAAGATATAGAGGAAAACGGTTACTCAACGTTGGAGCAAGAAATGGGAATAACTATTTCCGAGGAGTGA
- a CDS encoding dihydroorotate dehydrogenase — protein sequence MIDTKVNIAGVEFKNPVIAASGTFGFGREFLEYFPISKLGGLSTKGLTLRQREGNKGVRIHETTGGIMNSIGLQNPGIDAFIEEELPFLHSQDTVIIANVSGNTIEEYVISVEKLNQTDIDMIELNISCPNVKEGGISFGTKAEIASNVVTQVRKVCKKPLIVKLSPSAENIVEMAESCVEAGADALSLVNTFPALAVDISKKKAIFDNITAGLSGPCIKPIALRMVYEVSKAVDVPIIGIGGIMGYRDAIEYIMAGAWAVQVGTANFINPKACVEIIEGIEEYLQKEGISTLEEIRGII from the coding sequence ATGATTGATACCAAAGTGAACATAGCTGGAGTAGAGTTTAAAAATCCTGTAATAGCTGCTTCTGGGACTTTTGGTTTTGGTAGAGAGTTTTTAGAATACTTTCCCATCTCTAAATTAGGTGGATTATCAACCAAAGGGCTAACTTTAAGACAAAGAGAAGGAAATAAAGGTGTACGAATTCATGAAACCACAGGGGGCATAATGAACAGTATTGGTTTACAAAATCCCGGTATAGACGCGTTTATTGAAGAAGAGCTTCCTTTCTTACACAGCCAAGATACGGTGATAATTGCCAATGTTAGTGGAAATACAATCGAAGAATACGTTATTTCTGTTGAAAAGCTAAACCAAACCGATATTGATATGATAGAGCTGAACATTTCGTGCCCTAACGTTAAAGAAGGAGGCATTTCTTTCGGTACAAAGGCAGAAATAGCTAGCAACGTTGTAACACAAGTTAGGAAAGTTTGCAAAAAGCCCCTAATAGTAAAATTATCTCCAAGTGCTGAAAATATCGTTGAAATGGCTGAAAGTTGCGTTGAAGCAGGAGCAGACGCACTATCACTTGTAAACACTTTTCCAGCCTTAGCCGTTGATATAAGCAAGAAAAAAGCCATTTTTGATAATATAACTGCTGGTCTATCAGGGCCTTGTATAAAACCTATTGCCTTAAGAATGGTTTATGAAGTTTCAAAAGCTGTTGATGTTCCTATTATAGGTATTGGGGGAATTATGGGTTATAGAGATGCGATTGAGTACATAATGGCGGGTGCTTGGGCTGTGCAAGTAGGCACTGCTAATTTTATCAACCCCAAGGCTTGTGTTGAGATAATTGAAGGTATAGAAGAATATTTGCAAAAAGAGGGGATTTCAACATTAGAGGAAATAAGAGGGATCATTTAG
- a CDS encoding dihydroorotate dehydrogenase electron transfer subunit: MKEGYREVDISSNTEIAKDIFELKVQIEFNDSLGDPGQFYMLRSWDFDPLLSRPFSICNIEGNVVTFLYKIVGRGTNYLSKLKPKDKLKVLGPLGNGFNLNVNGKVALISGGIGIPPMIYLAKKLSAEIDFYAGFTNEVYYMHYVQKYVNKIYITTEDGSTGQKGFITDIFRPEKYDVVFTCGPSAMMKKVVEKCENMIPVFVSMESIMACGMGACLGCSIKTKSGMKRVCKGGPVFEGREVFFDD; encoded by the coding sequence GTGAAAGAGGGGTATAGGGAAGTAGATATTTCCTCTAATACTGAAATCGCAAAAGACATATTCGAGTTGAAAGTTCAAATAGAATTCAACGACAGTTTGGGTGATCCTGGACAGTTTTATATGCTGCGTAGTTGGGATTTTGATCCTCTTTTGTCTAGACCTTTTAGTATATGCAATATAGAAGGAAACGTTGTGACTTTCTTGTACAAAATTGTTGGGCGAGGAACAAATTACCTATCCAAACTGAAACCAAAAGATAAGTTAAAGGTTTTGGGCCCCTTGGGGAATGGTTTTAATTTGAATGTAAATGGAAAAGTTGCTTTAATTTCCGGTGGTATCGGTATACCTCCAATGATTTATTTGGCAAAAAAGTTGAGTGCAGAGATCGATTTTTATGCTGGATTTACAAATGAAGTTTATTATATGCACTACGTACAAAAGTATGTGAATAAGATCTATATAACGACTGAAGATGGTTCTACAGGTCAAAAAGGTTTCATAACGGATATATTCAGACCAGAAAAATATGATGTTGTTTTCACTTGCGGCCCTTCCGCCATGATGAAAAAAGTAGTTGAAAAATGTGAAAATATGATTCCTGTTTTTGTCTCTATGGAAAGTATCATGGCCTGTGGTATGGGAGCATGCTTGGGATGCAGCATAAAGACAAAATCTGGGATGAAAAGGGTATGTAAAGGGGGACCCGTTTTTGAGGGAAGGGAGGTATTTTTTGATGATTGA
- the pyrF gene encoding orotidine-5'-phosphate decarboxylase, with protein sequence MIIDRLFNEVEKNGNVCVGLDTHLDYIPVNLKEKYQDIDEVLFKFNKEIIDKTCDLVPVYKLQIAYYEAYGIKGLLGYKKTIEYLRSIKKITIGDIKRGDISSTAQMYAKAHFEGEFEVDFITLNPYLGFDTLTPYLKYIESGEKGVFVLLRTSNPGAKDIQYLKVSPKDQYLYYIVGDKVDEIGSKYRGSCGYSSIGAVIGGTHVDEAKEIRKRYKNMFFLIPGYGHQGAIGKDVSLYLNKGNGGVINSSRGIITAYKNYEDGGQRFADYARKAVLDMREDIQSERGV encoded by the coding sequence TTGATAATAGATAGATTATTCAACGAGGTTGAAAAAAACGGGAATGTTTGTGTCGGATTGGATACACATTTGGATTATATACCGGTTAACTTAAAAGAAAAGTATCAAGATATTGATGAAGTTTTGTTCAAATTCAACAAAGAGATAATAGACAAAACATGTGATTTGGTACCGGTATATAAATTACAAATAGCATATTATGAAGCATACGGCATAAAAGGCCTTTTAGGGTATAAAAAAACGATAGAATATTTAAGAAGTATAAAAAAGATAACAATAGGGGATATAAAACGAGGTGATATTTCATCCACCGCTCAGATGTACGCTAAAGCCCATTTCGAAGGAGAGTTTGAGGTTGATTTTATAACGCTAAATCCATACCTTGGTTTTGATACCTTAACACCTTACCTTAAATACATTGAAAGTGGAGAGAAAGGAGTCTTCGTACTTCTTAGAACATCGAATCCAGGAGCCAAAGACATACAATATTTGAAAGTATCTCCAAAAGACCAATATCTTTATTACATTGTCGGAGACAAAGTTGATGAAATAGGGTCTAAGTACCGTGGGAGTTGCGGTTACAGTTCAATAGGTGCTGTTATAGGTGGGACACATGTTGATGAAGCCAAAGAAATTAGAAAGAGATATAAAAATATGTTCTTTTTGATCCCTGGATACGGTCATCAAGGGGCAATTGGGAAAGACGTTTCTCTTTATTTAAACAAAGGTAATGGCGGCGTTATCAACTCTTCAAGGGGAATAATAACCGCTTATAAAAACTACGAGGATGGGGGCCAAAGATTTGCAGATTACGCCAGAAAAGCGGTACTTGACATGAGGGAGGATATTCAAAGTGAAAGAGGGGTATAG
- a CDS encoding dihydroorotase, whose protein sequence is MNVLIKNCRIVDEEKDLFGDLYIKDGKIDDYGRDLNYDAYTLDAKGLVVMPAFIDMHAHFRDPGYTYKEDLHSGSLAALKGGYTCVNLMGNTNPICSDMKVVNYVLNKAKELNLIDVHQTVSITKNFDGKSLEHLDYVDDKVKFISDDGKGVQSNLTMYLAMIKAKEKGLTIIAHEEDDEIVTIDTRLSENLMTFRDIYLAKLTGASLHLAHVSTKEAIEGIRKAKRELQNLTCEVTPHHLALYNYDYKVNPPIREKEDVLEIIKGIKDGTVDIIGTDHAPHSMEDKEKGAPGISGLETAFLVCYTKLVKSEEISLNRLSQLMSSKPADMLGVKKGKIQVGYDGDVVIVDLEKKVKINKDEFLSKGKNTPFDGMEFYGEVIATIRKGEIKYKKGSVKFDNR, encoded by the coding sequence ATTAATGTTTTGATTAAAAATTGTAGGATTGTGGATGAAGAAAAAGATTTATTTGGGGATTTGTACATTAAAGATGGAAAGATAGATGATTATGGGAGAGATTTGAATTACGATGCTTATACTTTAGATGCTAAGGGTTTGGTTGTTATGCCTGCCTTTATAGATATGCACGCACACTTCAGAGATCCTGGTTATACTTATAAAGAAGATTTGCATTCTGGCAGTTTAGCAGCATTGAAAGGCGGATACACATGTGTGAATCTGATGGGTAACACCAATCCTATATGCAGTGATATGAAAGTTGTTAATTACGTGTTGAACAAAGCTAAAGAATTAAATTTGATCGATGTTCACCAAACGGTTTCTATTACAAAGAACTTTGATGGAAAATCTTTAGAACATTTGGATTATGTAGATGACAAAGTGAAATTCATATCCGATGATGGAAAAGGTGTTCAGTCAAATTTGACTATGTATTTAGCGATGATAAAAGCAAAAGAGAAAGGTTTAACTATCATAGCGCATGAAGAAGACGATGAAATAGTAACGATAGATACGAGACTTTCTGAGAATTTGATGACTTTTAGAGACATATACCTTGCGAAATTAACAGGAGCCTCTCTTCATTTAGCCCACGTAAGTACGAAAGAGGCAATAGAAGGTATAAGAAAGGCAAAAAGAGAATTACAAAATCTTACCTGCGAAGTTACCCCCCACCACTTAGCTTTATACAATTACGATTACAAAGTTAATCCTCCAATAAGAGAAAAAGAAGATGTTTTGGAAATAATCAAGGGAATAAAGGATGGGACCGTAGATATTATAGGAACTGATCATGCCCCTCATTCTATGGAAGACAAAGAAAAAGGGGCACCTGGTATCTCAGGGTTAGAAACCGCTTTCCTTGTTTGTTATACAAAGTTGGTAAAAAGTGAAGAAATTTCACTTAATCGCTTATCTCAACTTATGTCTTCAAAACCAGCGGATATGTTAGGGGTTAAAAAAGGAAAAATACAGGTAGGATATGATGGAGATGTAGTTATTGTAGATTTAGAAAAGAAGGTTAAAATCAACAAAGACGAATTCCTCTCCAAAGGCAAAAATACTCCTTTTGATGGGATGGAATTTTATGGAGAAGTTATAGCAACAATTCGAAAGGGAGAGATCAAATACAAAAAGGGGAGTGTCAAATTTGATAATAGATAG
- a CDS encoding ABC transporter ATP-binding protein, translating to MVSKNKGTLISVKSLIKELGGNKILKGITFDVVGNEILALVGPNGAGKTTTIRCLTGIYNHGKDQVIKKDGLTIGVVSEKDLLWEKETGWKNIEIFREYLGGKLSNDQIESYAKYLDISEFLPKKVHTYSKGTRRKFSFILGLLKDPELLILDEPMSGLDPVSRIKMRELIFKLNKEGKSIFYTSHDLAEVEKLAHRVMLMKKGEIVLDNLKSDILSNYRNLEELFLEKVGVYIDEENNEI from the coding sequence ATGGTATCAAAAAACAAAGGAACACTTATCTCTGTTAAATCTTTAATAAAGGAACTTGGTGGTAACAAAATACTAAAAGGTATAACCTTCGATGTTGTAGGGAATGAGATTTTGGCTTTGGTAGGTCCCAATGGAGCAGGAAAGACTACAACAATAAGGTGCCTTACAGGGATCTACAACCATGGAAAGGATCAAGTAATCAAAAAAGATGGCTTAACCATTGGGGTTGTTTCGGAAAAGGATTTGCTCTGGGAAAAAGAAACGGGATGGAAAAATATCGAAATATTCAGAGAATATCTCGGTGGCAAACTATCAAATGACCAAATAGAAAGCTATGCAAAATATTTAGACATCTCAGAATTCTTACCAAAAAAGGTTCATACTTATTCAAAAGGAACGAGAAGGAAGTTTTCTTTTATTTTAGGACTTTTAAAAGATCCAGAGCTTCTCATACTTGATGAACCCATGAGTGGTTTGGATCCTGTTTCAAGAATAAAGATGAGGGAGTTAATATTTAAACTCAACAAAGAAGGAAAAAGTATATTCTACACCTCTCACGATTTAGCAGAAGTGGAAAAGTTAGCCCACAGGGTAATGCTTATGAAAAAAGGAGAAATAGTGTTGGATAACTTAAAAAGCGATATATTAAGTAATTACAGAAACTTAGAAGAGTTATTCTTAGAAAAAGTGGGGGTGTATATAGATGAAGAAAATAATGAAATATAA
- a CDS encoding DUF4351 domain-containing protein — protein MFNTLEEIAKRDREKAKVEGKLEGEREFAIRILNKRFGNQLTEEIKDKIRKADEKTIDYIGDNLLEITIEELKELLK, from the coding sequence ATGTTTAACACATTAGAAGAGATAGCAAAAAGAGACAGAGAAAAAGCTAAAGTGGAAGGAAAACTTGAAGGCGAAAGAGAATTTGCAATTAGAATATTAAACAAAAGATTTGGTAACCAATTAACCGAAGAGATAAAAGACAAGATAAGAAAAGCAGATGAGAAGACGATAGATTACATAGGGGATAACTTGTTAGAAATAACCATAGAAGAACTAAAAGAGTTATTGAAATAA